The Priestia koreensis genomic interval GCATTGATCTCGTCTATTTAGATTTACGGGTCCTCATCTCGTCAGTAGAAACGTTAATTCAATCAAGTGAAAAAGGGAAGAAGGAGCTAACTTCTGATCAATTTGACGAACAAAGGAGAGAGCTATTGAATGGAACAACCGATGCATCCAAGTGGAAAGATTAACATTGGACGTGATAATGCCGAGCAAGGACTTGCACAGCTTGTTCTTACCGTTATTGAATTACTTCGACAAATTATTGAACGACATGCAATGAGACGAGTAGAGGGTGGCACGTTAACGGATCAGCAAATTGAAGATCTTGGCGTTGCATTGATGAATCTAGAGGAAAAAATGGATGAGCTGCAAACGATTTTTGGTCTTAGTAAGGAAGATCTGAATATCGATCTTGGCCCTTTAGGAAATTTGCTGTAAGGGATGGTTTAAAAGGAGGATACACATTATGGTCGCACAGCAGTCGACACAATCAAGTACGATCGTTGATGTGCTAGAGAAAGTATTAGATAAAGGTGTTGTAATTGCCGGAGATATTCGCGTCGGGATCGCTGATATCGAACTATTAACCATTAAAATTCGGCTGATTGTGGCGTCAGTTGATAAAGCAAAAGAAATCGGAATGGACTGGTGGGAGACCGATCCTTATCTGAGTTCAAAAGCATCTGAACATAATAAAGCACTAGAAGCTGAGAATGAGCAATTAAAGCTGCGATTAGATGCGCTAGAAGAAAAGATGGAAACGAAGCAAGTAGCACATAACGAAAAGTAGGCGAACGGATCACAATAAAATTCGATTGTTACGGGAGGCAAAAACATGGGAGAACAAGAGAATCAGGTGCAAACAGAAAATAAGGTAGGAAGAAAAGGGATTATTGTACGAGCTGTTGTTGGAGGACTAGTAGGAGCGAGTGCCGGCTATTTATCAAAAGCAGAAAATCGAGAAAAAATGCTTGAGGGAGTGGACCGTGAAGCGGCCAAACTGTTAGCTGATAGCATTGGAACGGTTGTGAAAGGGCGCTTTTCTGGATATAAGGATTCCGGAAAAGACCGAACGTTGAAGCTTGTAGATAGTATAAAAAACTCTGCACAAGGATTCTTACCAGCAAAGAAAGAAGAAGATGACCGTGACAATAAAAGCTATGACGAACTACAGGAAGAAAACGAAGCGCTACAGGAGCGTTTAGAAAGTCTAGAAGAAAAAATTGAGATGCTACTAGAACAACAGGCAGCGGATGTGGAGGACGAGGACGAAGAAGATGAAAACGAGCAAGAAGAGCTAGATGAAGAAAATGAAGACGAAGAAGACGAAGATGATGATGAAGATGAAGAACAGGATGTAGAGGAAGAGAAAGAAGAAGAACAAGAGAAAAAGAAGAAAAAAAGCAGCGGTAAAACCAAAAAAGCATCATCAAAAAAATCATCAAAAACAAAAAAAACGGCGAAAGAGGATGAAGAAACCGAGCTAGCGAGTGACGATGATACGTCTTCATAACGAAAAGAGACAAGAAAGGAGTGCAAAGGACGAATGAGTTCTGAGGTGACAAAAGATAGCATTTTAGAGTTTTTTGTAACGGCTTCAAACAAACATGACTTTGCTCTAGATATTACACTGAACCTAAAGGGAGCGATTGTATCGGGTACAACGATCTCTGCTAGGGAGTATTTTGAACAGCTAAGTGAAAGCTTTACGAGCGATAGTGACGTATCAGAAGCGCTCAGTGAGCAGCTATCAAGCGCAGGAGAGGCTGCGAATGGAGATGATGTCGGAGAGGCACATTTTATTCATTTAAAGGACGCGCGCATTTACTGTGGTGACAGCAAGCCTACGCCATCGAAGGGGAAAATATTATGGCGAGGAAAGCTCAGTGAGATTGATGGCTTTTGTCTAGGGAAAATATCGGAAACGAAAAAAACAACCTCCAAGAAATCCTCGTAATGAAAAACGACCAGATAAAGGGAATCATTCCTATTATCCGGTCGTTTTTTATGTCACAAATCAAACACACATTATTCACATATTTTTCAAATATATAGTTCTTTATACCTATGTTTTTTAACTTGGATGGGAGTAGATTATAGGTATATAGAAGTTATATCCAGTGCTTCCAAAAAAGTGAGTTCATGGTGTAAACACACTTTTTATTCCTCAGATTAATTTGTGAAATGTTGAGCAAATTAATAAATGAACAACTTGTGAAGTATTGAGCAAAGACTTTCTATCATGACAAATGAAGTGTAAGAGGGGGACGTGCAGATGAGTGATTTATTTTTAGCGCGGCTACAGTTTGGATCAACGACTATTTTCCATTTTCTTTTCGTACCGCTGTCGATTGGTCTTGTGTTTTTAGTAGCCATCATGGAAACACTCTACGTCGTAAAAAAACAAGAGATCTACAAAAGAATGGCAAAGTTTTGGGGGCACTTATTTTTAATTAATTTTGCAGTGGGTGTCGTAACGGGAATTATTCAAGAGTTTCAATTTGGCATGAACTGGTCCGAGTATTCACGATTTGTCGGTGATGTATTTGGTGCACCGCTTGCAATTGAAGCACTCCTTGCCTTTTTTATGGAGTCCACGTTCATTGGATTATGGATTTTTGGTTGGGATCGCTTATCGAAAAAAGTTCATCTATTATGTATTTGGCTCGTATCCATCGGTACGATGCTATCGGCGCTTTGGATTTTAGCAGCAAATTCGTTCATGCAAGAACCCGTTGGTTTTATCGTAAAAAATGGTCGTGCTGAAATGAATGATTTTCTAGCACTGCTCACCAATCCACAGCTATTAGTAGAATTTCCACACGTTATTTTCGGTGCATTCGCTACAGGTGCTTTTTTTATCGGTGGAGTGAGCGCCTATAAGTTATTAAAAAAACAAGAAGTGGCCTTTTTTCGTCAATCTTTTCAGATCGCGATGGTTATTGGAATAATCTCAGGACTTGGTCTTGCATTTAGCGGTCATTCACAAGCAAAGCATTTAATGGAATCACAGCCTATGAAAATGGCAGCGAGCGAAGCGCTTTGGGAAGACAGCGGAGATCCCGCATCATGGACAGCATTTGCCCTTATTCATTCAAGCAAAAAGGAAAATTCATTTGAAATTAGCGTACCGTATGCACTTAGTTATTTAGCCTATGAAAAATTTGAAGGAAAAGTTCCAGGAATGAAAACACTCCAAAAAGAATATGAGCAAAAATACGGAAAAGGAAATTATATTCCGCCTGTAAAAACAACTTTTTGGAGCTTCCGAATTATGGTGGGGGCAGGCCTTCTTATGATTGCCGTTTCAGGTGTAGGGTTACTGCTTAGCTACTGGCGCAAACTCGAAAGCAGCAAGTGGTTTTTACGAATCGCCGTTGCGCTCATTTCCTTTCCGTTTTTGGCAAATACCGCAGGATGGATTATGACTGAAATTGGCCGTCAGCCATGGACCGTTTTTGGATTTATGACAACAGCAGCATCGGTTTCACCGAATGTCTCAACAGCTAGCCTTCTTTTTTCGCTTATCGCTTTTACGACGATTTACGCGGTATTAGCCGTCGTTTTAGTTTATCTGTTCGTTCGCGAAATTAAAAAAGGTGCGAGTCACGAATCACCGACCGATCCACCTGTAACCATTGATCCGTTTGATAAGGAGGCGTACTTGTGATGGAACTTAGTGAATTATGGTTTGTTCTTGTAGCGGTCTTATTTATTGGCTTTTTCTTTCTAGAAGGATTTGATTTTGGCGTAGGAATGGCGACGCGTTTTGTGGCTAGAAATGATTTGGAACGACGTATGATGATCAATACGATCGGTCCGTTCTGGGATGCAAATGAAGTGTGGCTTTTGACGGGTGGTGGTGCTATCTTTGCTGCATTTCCACACTGGTATGCCACCATGTTCAGCGGCTATTATATTCCTCTTGTCTTTGTGTTACTTGCTTTAATTGGAAGAGGCGTTGCCTTTGAATTTCGCGGAAAAGTACAGCATGCTTCTTGGGCCAAATCATGGGATTGGGTAGTGTTCCTTGGAAGCTTGCTGCCACCATTTTTATTTGGGGTACTGTTTACGAGTATGTTAAGAGGAATGCCAATCGATGAGAACATGAACATTCACGCGAGCTTTTCAGACTATGTGAACGTGTACTCCGTCGTTGGTGGCGTGACGATTACCTTACTGTGTTTTCTTCACGGGCTTTTGTTTTTAACGCTAAAAACGGTTGGTGAATTGCAGGCAAGAGCTCGTCATATGGCAAAAACCGTCGTTTATGTGGTGATTGCATCCCTCGCTGTGTTTGTTTGCTTATCGTATGTTGAGACGGATCTGTTCGCCGTTCGTCCAGGGGTGACCATTCCACTCATTGCAGCTATTGTGGTGTGCTACGGACTTGGGATTGTATTCTTGAAAAAGCATCGTGATGGATGGTCCTTCATCATGTCAGGTCTTGGAATTGTGCTAACCGTGACGACCATTTTTACAGCGCTGTTCCCACGCGTCATGATCAGTTCGCTAGGAAGTGCTTATAATTTGACCGTATACAACGCTTCATCCGGTCATTATTCGTTAAAGGTTATGACAATTGTAGCGGTCACACTACTTCCATTTGTGCTTGGTTATCAAATATGGAGCTACTACGTATTTCGAAAACGTGTAGATGGAAAAGGTATGATCTACTAATGGGTAAACTACTATTTCAATTCAATGGTATAAAACGAATCCTATTTGTGCTATTTCTCATGACGATCACACAAGGGGCATTCATTCTCCTGCAGGCCAAGTGGCTTGCAGGAGCCATTTCTAGTCTGTTTGCTGGCGAAAAGGTTTGGGATGTACGGACAGAAATCGTCTTGTTCTTCGGTGCATTTGTTATACGGCACGCACTTACACTGATTCGTCAGCGTATTGTGTATCGCTATGCGAAACGCACAACAACAAATCTCAAAGAGAGTGTATTAACAAAGCTGTTCGAATTAGGACCACGCTTTACGAAAAAAGAGGGAACGGGGAATGCCGTAACGCTTGCTATGGAGGGAGTTCCGCAAGTTCAGAGTTATTTAGAACTGTTTTTGCCGAAGTTTATGAATATGATGGTGCTCCCGCTTATGATTGGGCTGTTCACTTTTACAACGGACCGGACATCAGCTGTCATTTTAGCGGTGACGCTTCCTATCCTGCTTCTTTTTATGGTATTGCTTGGGCTTGCAGCAAAAAAGAAAGCGGATCGCCAGTGGTCGTCTTATCGCCTGCTCTCAAATCACTTTGTTGATTCACTTCGAGGGCTAGAGACACTAACCTTTCTTGGTCTTTCGAAGTCTCATGAACAGCAAATCGCAGCGGTGAGCGATCGGTATAAAAAAGCAACGATGAGTACGCTTCGAATTGCCTTTTTGTCGTCATTTGCGCTCGATTTTTTCTCGATGCTAGCGGTTGCTACCGTTGCCGTTTTTCTAGGGCTTGGTCTTATTAATGGTCATCTTGAACTGTATCCTGCACTGCTCACGCTTATTTTAGCACCGGAGTTTTTCCTGCCGGTCCGTGAGGTAGGAACCGATTATCATGCCACGCTAAACGGTCAAGAAGCAGGGATGACGATGATGAACATTTTACAACAGCCTGGATTTGTAAAAGAAAACGCAGTAAAGGGAGAGTGGTCAGATCATTCAAGCATGGAGCTTCGTCATGTGACGGTTCAGCACGAAGAATCAGTCGTACCGTCTCTTCAGGATTTGACCCTAACTCTAAAAGGTAAGAAAACGATCGGAATTATTGGTGAGAGCGGTTCCGGTAAGTCGACGTTGATCGAGCTGCTAGGTGGGTTCTTACAGGCGAGCAGTGGAAAGATCGTGATAAACGGAATGGAGCTAACGCATCTTCAGCAGGACGGATGGCAGCAGCAGCTTCTTTACATCCCGCAGCATCCATATGTGTTTAATGACACCCTTTTGAATAATCTGCGCTTTTATACACCAGATGCGACAATGGAAGAGGTTGAAAGAGCGGTGCAGTCCGTGGGGCTAGATAAAGTAGTCCGCGAGCTTCCGAACGGTTTGCAGGAGAAGATAGGCGAAGGGGGAAGAGCGCTTAGCGGAGGACAAAGTCAGCGTGTCGCATTAGCTCGTGCTTTTTTAGAAAATCGCCCTGTTCTTTTACTAGATGAACCGACCGCTCACCTTGATATTGAAACAGAGTATGAGCTAAAAGAAAAAATGCTGCCTCTTTTTCAAGATAAACTAGTGCTTTTAGCAACGCATCGCCTACATTGGATGCGACAGATGGATGACATTGTCGTTCTTCACAAAGGTAAGGTAGTAGAGGTTGGCTGTCATGATGAACTTATAAAAAAACGAGGCTTTTACTATGATCTCGTTCAGGCGCAAATGGAGGCGGTATGATGAAGGAGAAAGGTTGGCTTATTCCTTATATCAAAGAGCAAAAGTACTTATTCGGATTTGTTCTCATTCTTAGTATGATCGCAATGGCAGCAACGGCAGCACTTTTGTTTACATCAGGCTACCTCATTTCCAAGTCAGCTATGCGACCTGAAAATATTCTCCTCGTATATGTTCCAATTGTAGCGGTTCGGACGTTTGGGATTTTACGATCGGTGTCTCGGTACGTAGAGCGGCTAGCGAGCCATGGACTTATTTTAAGCATTGTATCTCGTATGCGTCCGCGTCTGTATCGCCTGCTTGCGCCGCATGCGCTGAAACGGAGAGTGAAAACAGGTGAGATGCTTGGCGTGCTAGCAAATGATATTGAGCATATTCAAAATATGTATGTGAAAACTATTTTTCCGTCTCTTGCCGCGCTATTTTTATATATGATTTGCATTATGCTGCTCGGCTTTTTTTCTTGGCCTTTTGCTGGATTGATGGCGATATACGGACTGGTTCTCGTTCTCGTGCTGCCTATCTTTTCCTTGTTAGTCGTAAAAGCAAAGCAGGTTCGAATGAAAGAAGGTCGTCACGGGTTGTACGAACGGTTAACAGACGGCATCTTAGGAATTAGCGACTGGACGTTCAGCGGTCGTCAAGCATCATTTGTGTCATCGATTCAAGCAGAAGACCGAATGTTAACGGAATTAGAAAATAGTCAGACACGCTTTGTTCGTTCACGAACGTTTTTCGCACAGCTGACCGTAGGTGTTCTTGTTGTCACGATGCTCTGGTGGACGGGGATGCAGGCCGAAACGGGTGAACTGTCAAAAACACTTATTGCGGCCTTCGTTTTAGTTGTTTTTCCGTTAGCGGAAGCCTTTTTACCATTATCTGATGCGATGAGCGACGTTCCCACTTATCAAAATTCGATCCATCGTTTGAATCAATTGCCAGCAGCTGAGGAGGAAGTCAGCAAAACAATCATAAATACAGAAGACGGCATCCATCTTCAAATGCAGAACGTTTCATTTGGGTATGAAGATCGCCTTACAATAAAGGATGTTTCTTTTGAATTGCCAAGCGGGAAAAACCTAGCGCTCATCGGTCAAAGCGGTGCGGGAAAATCGACGATCGTGAAGCTACTTTTAGGAGCTGAGCGGCCAATGACTGGTAGTGTCTTATTGAACGATGTTCCTACTCATCACGTAGATGAAATTGCTCGGTACATTGGGGTGCTGAATCAACAGCCGCATTTATTTGATACGAGTATAGCAAACAACATTCGTCTCGGAAATCCCAAAGCAAGTGATGAAGAAGTATATGAAGCAGGAAAACAGGTAGGTCTGCATGAGTATATTGCATCGTTGCCTGACGGATATCACACCTCTATGCTCGAAACGGGCCTGCGTTTTTCAGGGGGAGAGCGGCAGCGTATCGCCTTAGCGCGCCTTTTACTACAGAAAACGCCCGTAGTTATACTAGATGAACCGACAGTTGGACTAGATGCTCGCACAGAAAAGGAACTGCTTCGCACCATTTTTAACGTGTTACAAGGGAAGACGGTCGTATGGATTACGCATCACTTAGCCGGCATGAATGTGATGGATGAGATTCTTTTTTTAGAAGAAGGAGCAATAAAAATGAGAGGAAATCATCAAGCGCTGTTACGTGAAGAACGCTACCGTCATTTGTATGAGCTTGATGCACCGTTTGCGGAAGAGACGGACAACGTAGTGAAAAAGATCGTAATCTAAGTGATTATGGTCTTTTTGGCGTAGGGAATATGTGCAAAAGGATAAGCTATTGGAATGATTTATGCCTAGATTGGGACAGTTGCCTGAGGACAAGCTTACAACAGCAACATATACATATAAAGCAATTATTTTTTAAAAGAAGTGGTGATGAAATGTCCAATCACTTTTCGATTCAATGGGTTCAAATGAAAAGCCGAGAAATTGGCTGGCTTAGTATAAAAGATCAAACGCAAGGAAGTCTTTTGTTTCGGACAAATAATGGTGCTGAGCAGTGGAAAGCCATTACGCCTAGTGGAATACAGATAAAATCAATCTTTCCGTTCGGTAAACACATTGCTTGGATTTATGGAATGAATGAAAAGGCGGTTGTATTGCACACAACGAATGGAGGCGAGCGTTGGGAGCAATATGAAGTGCCCGTCAGTGAAGAGTGGGAAAAGCAAGGAAGCGTTAAGGTGAGAATGGAGTTTATAAATGCAACGCATGGCTGGCTGCTAGTGACAGGGAAAGGTGAGAATCAGCAATCTCTGTATCACACAGAAAATAGCGGCAAAAGCTGGCGTCCGCTTCGCTCAACTAGCTTACCGAGTAACATTTCAGGTATGAAGTTTGTTAGCAAGAGAAATGGCTGGGTTACCCTTCACGATGAGTTAGCACGAAATCTCGTATATGGGACGATGGATGGAGGGGTATCGTGGCAACAGGTTCGTTTTTTTACTTTAGATCGTCCAGGTATGTATCATGCCCGGAAGCCGCTTTTTATCGATAATATGCTGATCATTCCTATCGAAGAAAGCATAGGCGGAATTTACCGGATTATGATTTACTCCTCTCCTGATTTAGGACGTACATGGAAGGTATCTCGTATGATTCCAAGCAAGAAGGGGGTTTCACTGTCCTTTTCTTCTCTTCATCGCGGCTGGATTGTAGACGGTGAAATGGGTGTGCTATATCGTTCCAAACAGCGCATGCAGAAGTGGGATTTGTGGGAATATGATGAAAAATTAAAGGGAGCAAGAGGATTGCATTTTTATAGCGTAACGGAAGGCTGGGCATGTACAAACACAGCGTTACTTTACACGAAAAACGGAGGGAAAACGTGGAGAAATAAAAAGCTGCACATTATGTAACAGCTGAAGGCATATACCCTAAAATGAAGCGGACAAGCGTACTACGCTTGTCTGCTTTGTTATGTGAGAAAAAATTGAGACTGCTCGTTAAATAAAGACAAAGAGGAAGCGTGAACACCGACGTAACCATCTGGTCGAATCAGCAGATAAGACCCCGGCTCTGCATAGCGATGAAGCGCTCGTTTATCATCATATAAGTGTGACACGCCTTTTTTGGAAGGACCGCCTTTGGTGATGACAGACACGTGACCGGGATAGCGATGAGAGAGATGTTGAATTTCACCAAGTTCTTGGTCAGTGATAGCATCACGATATAACAGTGTAAGAAAGCCATATTTCTGCAGTAAATCATACAGTCGGACACTAGAGCCATTCGGATGTAGCAGTCGCATATCAGGAAGTCGGTCTCCCGGCTGTATGCTAGTTCGTGACAAATGCGGGTCTTGAAGTGTCTTGTAGCATCGTTTGTAGGAAAAGGAAAGATTCATGAGTCGAGCAAGAATCTGCTCTTGTGCGACTGACGTACCAATCACTCTTTTTCCCACATTATTTCGCGCTTGTCGAGCAAATTTGTGTTGAAGAGTCGCAGCGCGTAGCCCCATCGTAGTTGAACGCAGAATCGTCCGAGCAATCGGTCGTCGTTCCTTTTCATAGGAATTTAGCAATGACAACGGTGAATGCCCTTTTAAAACCGACGCAAGTTTCCAAGAAAGGTTTGCCGCATCTTGAATACCTGTATTCATCCCTTGTCCACCAAGTGGACTGTGAACATGAGCAGCGTCACCTAGAAAAAAGACGTTTCCTTTCCTATAGGAAGAAACAAGTTTTTCAGCGGTGCCGAACTGTGAGAGCCACGTGGATTCTTGAATGGTAATATTCCACGGGAAAATTCGATTCACGCTTTGTTGAAATTCATCAAGGGTGAGCGGAAGTTGATGGGATCGCTGCTGCTGAGTCGAATCTATGGTGATAAGTCGTGTTACGTCATTCCCAAGAGGAAGGCAAAAGCCAACGCCGCTATCGGTTAAAAAAGCATTTAAATAGCCGTCATGAGGAACGTTAGTTGCTTTTACATCACCTAAAAAATACGTTACGTGATGGGCAGAGCCTTTAAATGGAACGCGCAACTTCTCCCGAACAGAGCTGTGAGCGCCGTCACAGGCAAGAACGTAACGTGCTTGAATTGAAAAGAATGAATCTTTGTGTTGGAGAGTAACCACGGATTCTTGATCGTTCTGTTCAAGATGAAAAAAGGACGTGTTTCGCTGAACCGTGACGCCTTGTTCTGATAGATAGGTTTCTAAAATGTTTTCAGTTTCTGCCTGTGACAGAACGAAAATGTACGGATAGGGTGTATGAAGGGAGCCGAACTCTACTGTGGCAGGTGACTGATGACCAAAGTGGATTCGTGCACCTGCTGCAGGATAGCCCCGGTCAATAAAGCGTTCTGATACGCCCAATAAATGAAGCATCTCAAGCGTTCGTGGCTGAATACCAAATGCCTTGGAGTAAGGGGAACGCTCCGTTAGCTGATCAACAATCATGCAGGAAATCCCTTGTTTGGTTAATAAATTGGCTGCCGTTAACCCAACAGGTCCTGCGCCGATAATGAGGACATCGATTTGTGTCATGGTCATCATATCCTTTCCGTTAGTCGATATAGCTTATTGTACACCTTTTTGGCGTAAATACATGCGTTCTGTAAAAGAAACAGCATGTTCATACATGCACAAAATATGCCTAGAATGGTATGATAGTCAATGAAATCAAGTGGTAAAAAATGAATTAGAAAAGGAACGCGTATATGAAACTAAAATTTTTATTAACAAAAGCATTTCTCATTAGCTTACTATCCATTATTGCCTTTGGATCAATTGCCTATTTCGTAAGGCGAGATGATATTGTGGCATTTGATCGACCCATTATCTCCTTTGTACAAGGATTGGAAAATCCCGCTCTCACACCGATAATGAAGTTCTTCACATGGCTAGGCTCAACTACAACGGTCATCGTTCTTTCGCTTCTCATTATTATTCTATTTTATACGGTGCTTCGCCACCGCTTTGAATTAATTTTATTTGTATGGGTAATGGCAGGCTCAACAATTCTTAACCAAGTATTAAAAGCATTATTTCACCGCGAACGACCAACGTTTCATCGGTTAATTGAAGAGCTAGGCTACAGCTTTCCAAGCGGTCATTCAATGGGCGCCCTTTCCTTATATGGAGTCGTATCGTTTCTACTATGGCGTCATATCTCAACGAAGTTCGGGCGAGGATTGTTAGTAGCGTTCAGTACCATTTTTATTTTAGCCATTGGCATTAGCCGTATTTATCTAGGCGTTCACTATCCAAGCGACGTGCTAGCTGCTTATTTTGCTAGCGCCTTTTGGCTCATTATTTCAATCTCGTATTTCCAGCGCTATATGAAGCGTAGAAGCAATCGTACGATTAATCACCAATCATCGATCTAGTATGAAAGGGGAAGAAGTACGTGATTACGTTTTTACAAAAGTATCGAAAGGGAATCAATCTTTTAACCAAAGAGGAGATTGCTGACTTATCTCCCTCTACTATTCCAGACTATTGGATAAGCGTGTTTCAAGCAGACACGTTTTCTGAAAGGAAATCCCGCTTATTAGCTGCTTG includes:
- a CDS encoding gas vesicle protein, whose translation is MSLREDVENKEIALIDILDVVLDKGVAIRGDLLISIAGIDLVYLDLRVLISSVETLIQSSEKGKKELTSDQFDEQRRELLNGTTDASKWKD
- a CDS encoding gas vesicle protein K, which gives rise to MEQPMHPSGKINIGRDNAEQGLAQLVLTVIELLRQIIERHAMRRVEGGTLTDQQIEDLGVALMNLEEKMDELQTIFGLSKEDLNIDLGPLGNLL
- a CDS encoding gas vesicle protein, with product MVAQQSTQSSTIVDVLEKVLDKGVVIAGDIRVGIADIELLTIKIRLIVASVDKAKEIGMDWWETDPYLSSKASEHNKALEAENEQLKLRLDALEEKMETKQVAHNEK
- the gvpT gene encoding GvpT/GvpP family gas vesicle accessory protein; this encodes MGEQENQVQTENKVGRKGIIVRAVVGGLVGASAGYLSKAENREKMLEGVDREAAKLLADSIGTVVKGRFSGYKDSGKDRTLKLVDSIKNSAQGFLPAKKEEDDRDNKSYDELQEENEALQERLESLEEKIEMLLEQQAADVEDEDEEDENEQEELDEENEDEEDEDDDEDEEQDVEEEKEEEQEKKKKKSSGKTKKASSKKSSKTKKTAKEDEETELASDDDTSS
- the gvpU gene encoding gas vesicle accessory protein GvpU, producing the protein MSSEVTKDSILEFFVTASNKHDFALDITLNLKGAIVSGTTISAREYFEQLSESFTSDSDVSEALSEQLSSAGEAANGDDVGEAHFIHLKDARIYCGDSKPTPSKGKILWRGKLSEIDGFCLGKISETKKTTSKKSS
- a CDS encoding cytochrome ubiquinol oxidase subunit I translates to MSDLFLARLQFGSTTIFHFLFVPLSIGLVFLVAIMETLYVVKKQEIYKRMAKFWGHLFLINFAVGVVTGIIQEFQFGMNWSEYSRFVGDVFGAPLAIEALLAFFMESTFIGLWIFGWDRLSKKVHLLCIWLVSIGTMLSALWILAANSFMQEPVGFIVKNGRAEMNDFLALLTNPQLLVEFPHVIFGAFATGAFFIGGVSAYKLLKKQEVAFFRQSFQIAMVIGIISGLGLAFSGHSQAKHLMESQPMKMAASEALWEDSGDPASWTAFALIHSSKKENSFEISVPYALSYLAYEKFEGKVPGMKTLQKEYEQKYGKGNYIPPVKTTFWSFRIMVGAGLLMIAVSGVGLLLSYWRKLESSKWFLRIAVALISFPFLANTAGWIMTEIGRQPWTVFGFMTTAASVSPNVSTASLLFSLIAFTTIYAVLAVVLVYLFVREIKKGASHESPTDPPVTIDPFDKEAYL
- the cydB gene encoding cytochrome d ubiquinol oxidase subunit II, producing MELSELWFVLVAVLFIGFFFLEGFDFGVGMATRFVARNDLERRMMINTIGPFWDANEVWLLTGGGAIFAAFPHWYATMFSGYYIPLVFVLLALIGRGVAFEFRGKVQHASWAKSWDWVVFLGSLLPPFLFGVLFTSMLRGMPIDENMNIHASFSDYVNVYSVVGGVTITLLCFLHGLLFLTLKTVGELQARARHMAKTVVYVVIASLAVFVCLSYVETDLFAVRPGVTIPLIAAIVVCYGLGIVFLKKHRDGWSFIMSGLGIVLTVTTIFTALFPRVMISSLGSAYNLTVYNASSGHYSLKVMTIVAVTLLPFVLGYQIWSYYVFRKRVDGKGMIY
- the cydD gene encoding thiol reductant ABC exporter subunit CydD, with translation MGKLLFQFNGIKRILFVLFLMTITQGAFILLQAKWLAGAISSLFAGEKVWDVRTEIVLFFGAFVIRHALTLIRQRIVYRYAKRTTTNLKESVLTKLFELGPRFTKKEGTGNAVTLAMEGVPQVQSYLELFLPKFMNMMVLPLMIGLFTFTTDRTSAVILAVTLPILLLFMVLLGLAAKKKADRQWSSYRLLSNHFVDSLRGLETLTFLGLSKSHEQQIAAVSDRYKKATMSTLRIAFLSSFALDFFSMLAVATVAVFLGLGLINGHLELYPALLTLILAPEFFLPVREVGTDYHATLNGQEAGMTMMNILQQPGFVKENAVKGEWSDHSSMELRHVTVQHEESVVPSLQDLTLTLKGKKTIGIIGESGSGKSTLIELLGGFLQASSGKIVINGMELTHLQQDGWQQQLLYIPQHPYVFNDTLLNNLRFYTPDATMEEVERAVQSVGLDKVVRELPNGLQEKIGEGGRALSGGQSQRVALARAFLENRPVLLLDEPTAHLDIETEYELKEKMLPLFQDKLVLLATHRLHWMRQMDDIVVLHKGKVVEVGCHDELIKKRGFYYDLVQAQMEAV
- the cydC gene encoding thiol reductant ABC exporter subunit CydC — its product is MKEKGWLIPYIKEQKYLFGFVLILSMIAMAATAALLFTSGYLISKSAMRPENILLVYVPIVAVRTFGILRSVSRYVERLASHGLILSIVSRMRPRLYRLLAPHALKRRVKTGEMLGVLANDIEHIQNMYVKTIFPSLAALFLYMICIMLLGFFSWPFAGLMAIYGLVLVLVLPIFSLLVVKAKQVRMKEGRHGLYERLTDGILGISDWTFSGRQASFVSSIQAEDRMLTELENSQTRFVRSRTFFAQLTVGVLVVTMLWWTGMQAETGELSKTLIAAFVLVVFPLAEAFLPLSDAMSDVPTYQNSIHRLNQLPAAEEEVSKTIINTEDGIHLQMQNVSFGYEDRLTIKDVSFELPSGKNLALIGQSGAGKSTIVKLLLGAERPMTGSVLLNDVPTHHVDEIARYIGVLNQQPHLFDTSIANNIRLGNPKASDEEVYEAGKQVGLHEYIASLPDGYHTSMLETGLRFSGGERQRIALARLLLQKTPVVILDEPTVGLDARTEKELLRTIFNVLQGKTVVWITHHLAGMNVMDEILFLEEGAIKMRGNHQALLREERYRHLYELDAPFAEETDNVVKKIVI
- a CDS encoding WD40/YVTN/BNR-like repeat-containing protein; this translates as MSNHFSIQWVQMKSREIGWLSIKDQTQGSLLFRTNNGAEQWKAITPSGIQIKSIFPFGKHIAWIYGMNEKAVVLHTTNGGERWEQYEVPVSEEWEKQGSVKVRMEFINATHGWLLVTGKGENQQSLYHTENSGKSWRPLRSTSLPSNISGMKFVSKRNGWVTLHDELARNLVYGTMDGGVSWQQVRFFTLDRPGMYHARKPLFIDNMLIIPIEESIGGIYRIMIYSSPDLGRTWKVSRMIPSKKGVSLSFSSLHRGWIVDGEMGVLYRSKQRMQKWDLWEYDEKLKGARGLHFYSVTEGWACTNTALLYTKNGGKTWRNKKLHIM
- a CDS encoding FAD-dependent monooxygenase gives rise to the protein MTQIDVLIIGAGPVGLTAANLLTKQGISCMIVDQLTERSPYSKAFGIQPRTLEMLHLLGVSERFIDRGYPAAGARIHFGHQSPATVEFGSLHTPYPYIFVLSQAETENILETYLSEQGVTVQRNTSFFHLEQNDQESVVTLQHKDSFFSIQARYVLACDGAHSSVREKLRVPFKGSAHHVTYFLGDVKATNVPHDGYLNAFLTDSGVGFCLPLGNDVTRLITIDSTQQQRSHQLPLTLDEFQQSVNRIFPWNITIQESTWLSQFGTAEKLVSSYRKGNVFFLGDAAHVHSPLGGQGMNTGIQDAANLSWKLASVLKGHSPLSLLNSYEKERRPIARTILRSTTMGLRAATLQHKFARQARNNVGKRVIGTSVAQEQILARLMNLSFSYKRCYKTLQDPHLSRTSIQPGDRLPDMRLLHPNGSSVRLYDLLQKYGFLTLLYRDAITDQELGEIQHLSHRYPGHVSVITKGGPSKKGVSHLYDDKRALHRYAEPGSYLLIRPDGYVGVHASSLSLFNEQSQFFLT